One region of Peromyscus eremicus chromosome 4, PerEre_H2_v1, whole genome shotgun sequence genomic DNA includes:
- the Spint4 gene encoding kunitz-type protease inhibitor 4, with protein sequence MEGQGMRLALCLLTFSLLMQMISGDIHFKGLRKQLCESGYLGAMCNHPVKKGSCALAVFRYYFNKITSLCEPFVFSGCEGNRNNFKTKYLCEFYCVFKQKD encoded by the exons ATGGAAGGCCAAGGGATGCGCCTTGCCCTGTGCCTCCTCACATTCTCCCTGCTCATGCAGATGATTTCTGGTGACATACATTTTAAAGGactcagaaaacaactgtgtgaAAGTGGATATCTTGGAG CAATGTGCAACCACCCTGTCAAGAAGGGATCCTGTGCCTTGGCTGTGTTCAGATACTACTTCAACAAGATAACGTCCTTATGTGAACCCTTTGTCTTCTCTGGCTGTGAGGGCAACAGGAACAACTTTAAAACTAAATACCTCTGCGAGTTCTATTGCGTTTTTAAACAG aaGGACTAA